Proteins from a single region of Prunus dulcis unplaced genomic scaffold, ALMONDv2, whole genome shotgun sequence:
- the LOC117613188 gene encoding beta-glucosidase 13-like, which translates to FMDPLTRGDYPQSMRSIVKERLPNFTEEQSKSLIGSYDYIGVNYYSSRYASAYPEGYSITTPPSYLTDAYVNVTTELNGVPIGPQAASDWLYVYPKGLYDLVLYTKKNYNDPIIYITENGMDEFNNPKVSLERALDDSNRIDYYYRHLCYLQEAIIEGANVQGYFAWSLLDNFEWSEGYTVRFGINYVDYDNGLKRHSKLSMHWFKSFLKRSSISKEKIRRCGNNNARAHKFVYQI; encoded by the exons GTTTATGGACCCATTGACAAGAGGTGACTATCCGCAGAGCATGCGATCTATTGTTAAAGAAAGATTACCAAATTTCACTGAAGAACAATCCAAGTCACTTATTGGGTCATATGATTATATTGGAGTCAACTACTATTCTTCTAGATATGCAAGTGCTTACCCTGAGGGTTATTCTATAACTACGCCTCCAAGCTACCTCACAGATGCTTATGTTAATGTTACAA CTGAGCTTAATGGGGTCCCCATTGGTCCACAG GCTGCTTCAGACTGGTTATATGTTTACCCAAAAGGACTTTACGATCTTGTACTCTacacaaaaaagaattacAATGATCCAATTATATACATTACTGAGAATG GCATGGACGAGTTCAATAATCCCAAAGTATCCCTTGAGCGCGCCCTTGATGATAGCAATAGAATTGACTACTACTATCGCCACCTATGTTACCTCCAAGAAGCAATTAT AGAGGGTGCTAATGTGCAAGGATACTTTGCATGGTCATTGCTAGACAACTTTGAATGGAGCGAAGGATACACTGTTCGGTTTGGTATCAACTATGTCGATTACGACAATGGACTGAAAAGACACTCAAAACTCTCGATGCACTGGTTCAAAAGTTTTCTCAAGAGATCCTCAATTAGTAAGGAAAAAATTCGAAGATGTGGGAACAATAATGCTAGGGCTCACAAATTTGTGTATCAAATTTGA